From a region of the Basfia succiniciproducens genome:
- the htpX gene encoding protease HtpX translates to MMRILLFLATNAAVLIVFNIILSLTGIRGQDAMGLLIMAALFGFTGSIISLLMSKRSALAATGAEVIEQPRNDTERWLLQTVHSQAEKAGLPKPDVAIYHSNDVNAFATGASKNNSLVAVSTALLNNMTRDEAEGVLAHEISHIKNGDMVTMTLLQGVLNTFVIFAARMIARMVANNRSSEESNSGIYFLVAMVLEVVFGFLASMIAMWFSRFREFRADAGSAELAGKQKMIAALKRLQAIHEPQEMDGKLAAFAINGKRGGFTSLFLSHPPLEKRIEALETSK, encoded by the coding sequence ATGATGAGAATTCTTTTATTTTTAGCTACTAACGCCGCCGTATTAATTGTATTTAACATTATTCTGAGTTTAACGGGAATTCGCGGTCAGGATGCCATGGGGCTGTTAATTATGGCGGCATTATTTGGTTTCACCGGTTCTATTATTTCCTTGCTGATGTCTAAACGTTCTGCTTTGGCGGCAACCGGTGCGGAAGTAATCGAACAGCCCCGTAACGATACGGAGCGCTGGTTACTGCAGACCGTACATTCCCAAGCGGAAAAAGCCGGTTTACCGAAACCTGACGTAGCAATTTATCATTCTAATGATGTGAATGCTTTTGCCACCGGTGCCAGCAAAAACAATTCGCTTGTTGCCGTCAGTACTGCGCTGTTAAATAATATGACTCGCGATGAAGCGGAGGGCGTATTGGCTCATGAAATCAGTCATATCAAAAATGGTGACATGGTCACAATGACTTTACTGCAAGGCGTGCTAAATACCTTTGTTATTTTTGCCGCACGCATGATTGCGCGAATGGTCGCTAATAATCGCAGCAGCGAAGAAAGCAATTCCGGTATTTATTTTCTCGTGGCTATGGTACTTGAAGTGGTTTTCGGTTTCCTGGCAAGTATGATTGCCATGTGGTTTTCACGTTTCCGGGAGTTCCGTGCCGATGCGGGTTCCGCAGAGTTAGCGGGTAAACAAAAAATGATTGCCGCCTTAAAACGTTTGCAGGCTATTCATGAGCCACAGGAAATGGACGGTAAATTAGCGGCATTTGCCATTAACGGCAAACGCGGTGGTTTCACGTCATTATTTTTGAGCCATCCGCCGCTGGAAAAACGTATTGAAGCGCTGGAAACAAGCAAATAA
- the tdeA gene encoding toxin/drug exporter TdeA — MLKINKLALAVILSTALAGCANLDDSYQAAQDDFKQYEEVTKQFNVKDNWWSLYNDAQLNRVVEQALVNNKDLAKAAISVNSALYQANLLGADLVPSFNGSTSSSASRPIDRHDNSTISHGGSLSVSYTLDLWRRLADAASAGEWSYQATQQDMEATRLSLINSVVVTYYQIAYLNDAINATNDTINYYSQINGIMQNRLAQGVEDRASTDQAQQAVLTARNNLISYQTAKKTAEQTLRNLLNLKPSEPLNINFPNILNVQTAGVNLNVPVSTIGNRPDVRGYLYRLNSAFKDAKATQKSWFPEITLGAGLSSSGTRVNNAFNNPVAAGTIGISLPFLDWNHVKWNVKISEAAYDTARTNYEQSITTALNEIDTNYFAYTQAQQNFTNLKQKYDYDKRIAQYYKNRYDAGVSDLKDWLSAINTERASQVSILNAKYSVIQNENAIYSSMAGYYSPKF, encoded by the coding sequence ATGTTAAAAATCAATAAATTAGCCCTTGCCGTGATTCTTTCCACCGCACTTGCGGGCTGTGCCAATCTCGACGATTCATATCAAGCCGCTCAAGACGATTTCAAACAATATGAAGAAGTAACCAAGCAGTTTAATGTGAAAGATAATTGGTGGTCTTTATATAATGACGCTCAGTTAAACCGTGTTGTCGAGCAAGCTTTAGTCAACAATAAAGATCTTGCCAAAGCGGCAATTTCCGTGAACTCGGCGCTTTATCAGGCTAATTTGTTGGGTGCGGATTTAGTACCTAGTTTTAACGGTTCAACCAGCTCATCTGCAAGCCGCCCCATTGACCGTCACGATAATTCCACTATCAGCCACGGCGGCTCATTGAGCGTAAGTTATACTTTAGATTTATGGCGCCGTTTGGCGGATGCCGCTTCCGCCGGCGAGTGGAGTTATCAGGCAACGCAACAGGATATGGAAGCAACCCGCCTGTCATTAATTAATTCGGTTGTCGTGACTTATTATCAGATCGCTTATTTAAATGATGCCATTAATGCCACCAACGACACCATTAACTATTATTCGCAAATTAACGGCATTATGCAAAACCGCCTAGCTCAGGGCGTGGAAGACCGCGCAAGCACCGATCAGGCGCAACAAGCGGTTCTCACCGCCCGCAACAACCTGATTTCATATCAAACTGCGAAAAAAACGGCCGAGCAGACTTTGCGCAATTTATTGAACTTAAAACCAAGCGAACCGTTAAATATCAATTTTCCTAATATTCTTAACGTTCAAACTGCCGGCGTAAACCTGAACGTACCTGTTTCTACAATCGGTAACCGCCCTGACGTACGCGGCTATTTATACCGTTTAAACAGCGCGTTTAAAGATGCCAAAGCGACACAAAAAAGCTGGTTTCCGGAAATTACCTTGGGTGCAGGATTGTCTTCAAGCGGTACCAGAGTGAATAACGCCTTTAACAACCCGGTTGCAGCCGGTACGATTGGTATCAGCCTGCCGTTCTTAGACTGGAACCATGTAAAATGGAATGTGAAAATTTCGGAAGCCGCCTATGACACAGCGCGTACAAACTACGAACAAAGTATTACCACGGCGTTGAATGAAATCGATACTAATTACTTTGCCTACACCCAAGCGCAGCAAAACTTTACTAACCTGAAACAAAAATACGATTATGATAAACGTATCGCTCAGTACTACAAAAACCGCTATGACGCCGGTGTTTCCGACTTAAAAGACTGGCTTTCCGCAATCAACACCGAACGTGCATCGCAAGTGTCTATTTTGAATGCAAAATACAGTGTTATTCAAAACGAAAACGCCATTTATAGCTCAATGGCGGGTTATTACAGCCCTAAATTCTAA
- a CDS encoding MacB family efflux pump subunit, whose protein sequence is MNIIEIKELNRYFGEGENTVHVLKNISVNIEKGDFVAIIGQSGSGKSTLMNIIGCLDTATSGSYKIDGKETNELTSDQLSDLRSQKFGFIFQRYNLLSALTAAENVALPAIYAGKSQSERLARAEELLKKLGLDGKEKNKPSELSGGQQQRVSIARALMNGGEIILADEPTGALDSHSGENVLEILRQLHSEGHTIIMVTHDKNIAASANRIIEIKDGEIINDTQKHPVQNTVNNQSKAKSRFGFSKDQLMEAFQMSVSAIIAHKMRSLLTMLGIIIGITSVVSVVALGNGSQQKILSNISGLGTNTMTIFNGTGFGDRRAEQMQNLTVNDANALAKQSYVQNVTPNSSSSGLLIYGNQSFTSTNLKGIGEQYFDVEGMALKQGRSITAQEVRDNAQVALLDESSKKSIFPNDNPIDKIVMFAKRPFRIIGVVADRQMGAASSSLNIYAPYTTVMNKVTGGTKIDSITVKIADNVNTAVAEKSLTEYLTVRHGKKDFFIMNSDTIKQTIESTTGTMKLLISSIAFISLIVGGIGVMNIMLVSVTERTKEIGVRMAIGARKSNILQQFLIEAILICMIGGISGIMLSLIIGGIFNVFMTDFTMVFSTFSIVAAVLCSTLIGVIFGYMPAKNAAQLDPITALARE, encoded by the coding sequence ATGAATATTATTGAAATTAAAGAACTTAATCGTTATTTCGGTGAAGGTGAAAACACCGTTCACGTATTAAAAAATATTTCCGTGAACATTGAAAAAGGCGATTTTGTTGCAATTATCGGCCAATCCGGTTCGGGCAAATCCACTCTGATGAATATCATCGGTTGTTTGGATACCGCAACCAGCGGTTCTTATAAAATCGACGGTAAGGAAACCAATGAATTAACCTCCGATCAACTTTCTGATTTGCGCAGCCAAAAATTCGGTTTTATTTTTCAACGTTATAACCTGCTATCCGCCTTAACCGCGGCTGAAAATGTAGCGCTACCCGCCATTTATGCGGGAAAATCGCAAAGTGAGCGTCTTGCTCGAGCAGAAGAATTATTAAAAAAATTAGGTTTGGACGGCAAAGAAAAAAATAAACCCAGCGAACTTTCCGGCGGTCAGCAGCAACGGGTCAGTATCGCCCGCGCATTAATGAACGGTGGAGAAATCATCCTTGCCGATGAACCGACCGGTGCGCTGGATTCTCACAGCGGTGAAAACGTATTGGAAATCCTCCGCCAACTGCACAGCGAAGGACACACCATCATTATGGTAACCCATGATAAAAACATTGCCGCCAGTGCAAACCGTATTATTGAAATTAAAGACGGTGAAATTATTAATGATACACAAAAGCATCCGGTGCAAAATACCGTCAATAATCAGTCTAAAGCGAAATCCCGTTTTGGTTTCAGCAAAGATCAGTTGATGGAAGCCTTTCAAATGTCGGTCAGTGCCATTATCGCCCACAAAATGCGTTCCTTGCTGACCATGCTTGGAATCATCATAGGTATTACCTCTGTAGTTTCCGTAGTGGCGCTGGGAAACGGTTCGCAACAAAAAATTCTGTCCAATATTAGCGGGCTTGGTACCAATACCATGACCATTTTTAACGGTACCGGCTTTGGTGACCGACGTGCGGAACAAATGCAGAACCTCACCGTAAACGATGCGAATGCGCTGGCGAAACAAAGTTATGTGCAAAACGTGACGCCAAACAGCTCCTCCAGCGGGTTGTTAATTTACGGCAATCAGTCGTTCACCTCCACTAATTTAAAAGGTATCGGCGAACAGTATTTTGACGTGGAAGGAATGGCATTAAAACAAGGGCGTTCCATTACCGCGCAAGAAGTAAGAGACAACGCGCAAGTGGCGTTATTAGACGAAAGTTCGAAAAAATCAATTTTTCCGAACGACAACCCTATCGACAAAATCGTGATGTTTGCAAAACGCCCGTTCCGCATTATAGGCGTGGTTGCCGATCGCCAAATGGGCGCCGCCAGTAGCTCATTGAATATTTACGCCCCTTATACAACAGTAATGAACAAAGTCACCGGCGGCACCAAAATCGATTCGATTACAGTGAAAATTGCCGATAACGTCAATACGGCGGTGGCTGAAAAAAGTCTAACGGAATATTTAACCGTACGTCATGGTAAAAAAGATTTCTTTATTATGAATAGCGATACCATTAAGCAAACCATTGAAAGCACCACGGGCACCATGAAACTGCTGATTTCCTCTATCGCTTTCATTTCCCTTATTGTCGGCGGTATCGGGGTGATGAATATTATGTTGGTATCGGTAACCGAACGGACAAAAGAAATCGGCGTACGTATGGCAATCGGTGCGCGCAAAAGCAATATTCTGCAGCAATTTTTAATCGAAGCCATATTAATTTGTATGATTGGCGGGATTTCAGGAATTATGCTTTCCCTGATTATTGGCGGTATATTTAATGTCTTTATGACTGATTTTACCATGGTATTTTCCACCTTCTCCATTGTGGCGGCGGTGCTTTGCTCAACCTTAATCGGAGTAATTTTCGGTTATATGCCGGCAAAAAATGCCGCTCAATTAGATCCGATTACCGCTTTAGCACGCGAATAG
- a CDS encoding efflux RND transporter periplasmic adaptor subunit, producing MKKKVLAIAVLAALIAGGAYYFMNGSKKAPTYLTEDVQRSNVEKTVVASGSIESSNEVDVGAQVSGKVVKLYVTLGQEVKKGDKIADIDSTTQINSLNTAKAALASYQAQLKAKQTSYNVALSSYNRLSKLYTQQSTSLDNLNSAKNTLDAAKAEVDALKESIKQAEIQVNTAETNVDYTKITSPIDGTVISTPVSEGQTVNANQTTPTIVTVANLDKMLIKPEISEGDITKVKAGQQVTFTILSDSTTTYDAVIDSVDPATTTTTDASATSSASSSSSSSSSTSAVYYYANMAVDNPNRVLRIGMTTENTIKIARAENVLTVSNMALKKQDNKYYVNVLNAQNQPERREVQVGVQDDFHTEIKSGLTESDKVILSQIEDGEKVGNLGRGPRMF from the coding sequence ATGAAGAAAAAAGTTTTAGCCATTGCTGTACTTGCGGCGTTAATTGCCGGCGGTGCCTATTATTTTATGAACGGAAGCAAAAAAGCGCCGACCTATTTAACTGAAGACGTGCAACGTTCCAATGTTGAAAAAACCGTCGTAGCATCCGGCTCTATCGAAAGCTCAAATGAAGTTGACGTCGGTGCGCAGGTTTCGGGAAAAGTCGTCAAACTTTATGTAACTTTAGGTCAGGAGGTGAAAAAAGGCGATAAAATTGCCGATATTGACTCCACAACCCAGATTAACAGCTTAAATACTGCTAAAGCGGCGCTTGCCAGCTATCAGGCTCAGTTAAAAGCCAAACAAACGAGCTACAACGTTGCGCTTTCCAGTTATAATCGATTATCCAAATTATATACGCAACAATCCACTTCTTTAGATAATTTAAACAGTGCCAAAAATACCTTAGATGCGGCAAAAGCGGAAGTGGACGCCTTAAAAGAATCCATCAAACAAGCGGAAATTCAGGTTAATACGGCGGAAACCAATGTGGATTACACCAAAATCACCTCGCCTATCGACGGCACGGTGATTTCTACGCCGGTTTCCGAAGGTCAAACAGTTAACGCAAATCAAACCACCCCGACTATCGTCACCGTTGCCAATCTTGATAAAATGCTGATTAAACCTGAAATTTCCGAAGGTGATATCACCAAGGTTAAAGCCGGTCAGCAGGTAACTTTTACTATTTTATCCGACAGCACAACAACCTATGATGCCGTCATCGACAGTGTTGATCCCGCCACCACAACCACAACGGACGCAAGTGCGACTTCAAGCGCTAGTAGCAGTTCGTCTTCTTCATCTTCTACTTCGGCGGTATATTATTATGCCAATATGGCGGTAGATAACCCTAACCGCGTATTACGGATCGGCATGACCACCGAAAACACCATTAAAATTGCCCGTGCGGAAAACGTCTTAACCGTCTCTAATATGGCGTTAAAAAAGCAAGATAACAAATATTATGTGAATGTCCTTAATGCTCAAAATCAGCCGGAACGCCGCGAAGTGCAAGTTGGTGTACAGGACGATTTTCATACTGAAATTAAATCCGGTTTAACGGAAAGTGATAAAGTTATCCTGTCACAAATAGAAGACGGCGAAAAAGTCGGTAATTTAGGCCGCGGACCTCGAATGTTTTAG
- a CDS encoding elongation factor P hydroxylase, whose product MEHNLTDIINIFNQCFESEYNTKLEKGGEYPIYLPAFLDENGVKSERPYNVIYFARGFYSSALHEISHWLVAGKERRKLEDFGYWYEPDGRSTQRQREFERVEVKPQAIEWVLATAADFRYFASADNLNGNPGDTAPFKKAVYNQVKEYADRGYLPKRAEILRKALVEFYGTEDSIDLAKFDVGKI is encoded by the coding sequence ATGGAACATAATTTAACGGATATTATCAATATTTTTAATCAATGTTTTGAATCGGAATACAACACAAAATTAGAAAAAGGCGGCGAATATCCTATTTATTTACCTGCATTTTTAGATGAAAACGGAGTAAAAAGCGAACGCCCTTACAATGTAATTTATTTTGCCAGAGGCTTTTACAGCAGCGCATTGCATGAAATTTCCCATTGGTTGGTGGCGGGTAAGGAGCGCCGAAAATTAGAGGATTTCGGTTATTGGTATGAGCCGGACGGGCGTTCTACACAACGCCAACGGGAGTTTGAACGGGTTGAAGTAAAACCGCAGGCTATCGAATGGGTGCTTGCCACCGCAGCGGATTTTCGTTATTTTGCCAGCGCCGATAATTTAAACGGCAATCCGGGCGACACCGCACCTTTCAAAAAAGCGGTTTATAATCAGGTAAAAGAGTATGCGGATCGCGGTTACTTGCCGAAACGGGCGGAAATATTACGTAAGGCGTTAGTTGAATTTTATGGAACGGAAGACAGCATTGATTTAGCTAAATTTGATGTCGGTAAAATTTAG
- the dinB gene encoding DNA polymerase IV yields MHKLRKIIHIDMDCFYAAVEMRENPALRDKPIAVGGSVQQRGVLTTCNYPARKFGLHSAMPTGQALKLCPDLILLPVNMALYKQISHQIKQIFHRYTDNIEPLSLDEAYLDVTDCVQCSGSATWIAEEIRRAIFNELHLTASAGVAPLKFLAKIASDQNKPNGIFVITPGEVDNFVKTLPLSKIPGVGKVTGQKLLQMGLKTCGDVQKLDLTVLLNRFGKFGQRIWQYSHGIDEREVQPHWQRKSVGVEDTLLRNITDIEQGIVELERLYPILEQRIKRACPDIPFERFRKLGVKLKFEDFQVTTLEKSAVEFKRENFIVLLRQIWQRRQGRAIRLVGLQVTIPEQKAEQQMSLW; encoded by the coding sequence ATGCACAAGCTACGTAAAATTATTCACATTGATATGGATTGCTTTTATGCCGCAGTTGAAATGCGGGAGAATCCGGCACTGAGGGATAAACCTATTGCGGTAGGGGGTAGCGTTCAACAGCGGGGTGTATTGACCACTTGCAATTATCCGGCACGTAAATTCGGTCTGCACAGCGCAATGCCGACGGGGCAGGCATTAAAGCTTTGCCCGGATCTTATTTTGTTACCCGTCAATATGGCGTTGTATAAGCAGATTTCTCATCAAATCAAACAAATTTTTCATCGTTATACGGATAATATCGAACCTTTATCTTTAGACGAAGCTTATTTAGACGTAACGGATTGCGTACAATGTTCGGGATCGGCGACCTGGATTGCAGAGGAAATCCGTCGGGCGATTTTTAACGAATTACACTTAACCGCTTCAGCCGGAGTGGCTCCTCTTAAATTTTTAGCTAAAATCGCCTCGGATCAAAATAAACCGAACGGAATTTTCGTGATTACGCCCGGTGAAGTGGATAATTTTGTGAAAACATTGCCACTAAGTAAAATTCCCGGCGTCGGTAAAGTCACCGGTCAGAAGTTATTACAAATGGGGTTAAAAACCTGCGGGGATGTGCAAAAGCTGGATTTAACGGTTTTATTGAATCGGTTCGGCAAATTCGGTCAGCGCATTTGGCAATACAGCCACGGTATTGATGAAAGAGAGGTGCAGCCTCATTGGCAGCGTAAATCCGTTGGAGTGGAAGATACCTTGTTGCGGAATATTACCGATATTGAGCAAGGGATTGTTGAATTAGAACGTCTGTATCCTATTTTGGAACAGCGAATCAAACGGGCTTGCCCGGATATTCCTTTTGAACGGTTCCGCAAACTCGGTGTTAAATTAAAATTTGAAGACTTTCAGGTCACTACTCTGGAAAAAAGTGCGGTGGAATTTAAGCGGGAAAATTTTATCGTTTTATTGCGACAAATCTGGCAACGCAGGCAGGGGAGGGCAATCAGGTTGGTTGGACTGCAGGTTACAATTCCGGAACAAAAAGCGGAACAGCAAATGAGTTTATGGTAA
- the glnS gene encoding glutamine--tRNA ligase translates to MNNNEILIEETRPTNFIRQIIDEDLASGKHNNVYTRFPPEPNGYLHIGHAKSICLNFGIAQDYQGKCNLRFDDTNPVKEDVEYVDSIKQDVEWLGFKWEGEPHYASDYFDQLYGYAIELIEKGLAYVDELSPEQMREYRGTLTEPGKNSPYRDRSIEENLNLFEKMKNGEFAEGAACLRAKIDMASPFMVMRDPVLYRVKFASHHQTGDKWCIYPMYDFTHCISDAIERITHSLCTLEFQDNRRLYDWVLEHISIERPLPHQYEFSRLNLEGTLTSKRKLLKLVAEGAVDGWNDPRMPTISGLRRRGYTPAALREFCRRIGVTKQDNVVEFSALESCIRDDLNTNAPRAMAVLNPLRIVIENITEKEVLTAPNHPNYPELGTHEMPFTKEIYIDQADFREEANKQYKRLVLGKEVRLRHAYVIKAERVEKDEQGNITTVYCTYDPETLGKNPADGRKVKGVIHWVSATENLPAEFRVYGRLFNVPNPGAEEDILAAMNPESLVVKHGVVEMSLANAEPEKAYQFEREGYYCADNKDSKAGNLVFNLTVSLKEGF, encoded by the coding sequence ATGAATAATAACGAAATTCTTATCGAAGAAACCCGCCCGACAAACTTTATCCGTCAAATTATTGATGAAGATTTGGCTTCAGGTAAACATAATAACGTTTACACGCGTTTTCCGCCGGAACCGAACGGCTATTTGCATATCGGTCATGCGAAATCCATTTGTTTAAACTTTGGTATTGCGCAGGATTATCAGGGCAAATGTAATTTGCGTTTTGACGATACCAATCCGGTGAAAGAAGATGTGGAATATGTAGATTCAATCAAACAGGATGTGGAATGGTTAGGGTTCAAATGGGAAGGCGAGCCTCATTATGCGTCGGATTATTTTGACCAGCTTTACGGCTATGCCATCGAATTAATAGAGAAAGGCTTGGCTTATGTGGATGAACTGTCGCCGGAACAAATGCGCGAATACCGCGGCACGTTAACCGAACCGGGCAAAAACAGCCCGTATCGTGACCGCAGTATTGAAGAAAATCTGAATTTGTTTGAAAAAATGAAAAACGGCGAATTTGCAGAAGGTGCGGCTTGTTTACGTGCAAAAATCGATATGGCGTCTCCGTTTATGGTAATGCGCGATCCCGTGCTTTATCGTGTGAAATTTGCCAGCCATCACCAAACCGGCGACAAATGGTGTATTTATCCGATGTACGATTTCACTCATTGCATTTCCGATGCTATTGAACGCATTACACATTCGTTATGTACACTGGAGTTCCAGGATAACCGCCGTTTATACGACTGGGTGTTGGAGCATATTTCAATTGAGCGTCCGCTGCCGCATCAATATGAATTTTCACGTTTAAATTTAGAAGGCACATTAACTTCTAAGCGCAAATTATTAAAATTGGTGGCGGAAGGTGCGGTGGACGGTTGGAACGATCCGCGTATGCCGACTATTTCCGGTTTGCGACGTCGCGGTTATACACCGGCCGCATTACGTGAATTCTGTCGCCGTATCGGGGTGACCAAGCAGGATAACGTAGTGGAGTTCAGCGCATTAGAAAGCTGCATTCGAGACGACTTAAATACGAATGCGCCACGAGCCATGGCGGTGTTGAATCCGCTGCGTATCGTGATTGAAAACATCACTGAAAAAGAAGTATTAACTGCGCCGAATCATCCTAATTATCCGGAATTAGGCACCCATGAAATGCCGTTTACGAAAGAAATTTATATTGATCAGGCGGATTTTCGTGAAGAGGCCAACAAACAATATAAACGCTTAGTATTAGGCAAAGAAGTGCGTTTACGTCATGCTTATGTCATTAAAGCGGAACGCGTGGAAAAAGACGAACAAGGCAATATTACAACTGTTTATTGTACTTATGATCCTGAAACTTTAGGCAAAAACCCGGCGGACGGCCGCAAAGTGAAAGGCGTGATCCATTGGGTGTCCGCAACGGAAAATTTACCTGCAGAATTCCGTGTCTACGGCCGTTTGTTCAATGTGCCGAATCCGGGGGCGGAAGAAGATATTTTAGCCGCTATGAATCCTGAATCTTTAGTTGTGAAACATGGCGTAGTTGAAATGAGTCTGGCTAACGCCGAGCCGGAAAAAGCGTATCAGTTTGAACGCGAAGGCTATTATTGTGCGGATAACAAAGATAGTAAAGCAGGCAATTTAGTATTTAATTTAACCGTAAGTTTAAAAGAAGGTTTTTAA
- a CDS encoding DUF2813 domain-containing protein: MYLRQLDISGFRGIKRLSIHLRPDMVLIGENSWGKSSLLSALSLILNVDNGLYHFVPTDFHRADNMKDITLLFTFSESSINEEHEKFNPVYRHIFVPHEDGFERIYLRVSGDINEQNQVQTYYSFLDQQGQPIDVENVDFLVKELTHDHPVYRFRDARLNRHKANSQPLKYAENIDAVSRELYAVTELVKYYFVETQEYAQMSSDPGVLWDLAQSLCYRLEQRKNPELQQRLVNAITSLFEHNGKLTPGSHRFMRPILLLEDVATRLHPRMVAIVWKLANYLPIQRITTTNSVELISQVNLRSICRLVRYDDRTRAYQLNRRDLGKEDLRRLSFHVHHNRSRALFARTWILVEGETEVWILSELAELLGIDLDIEGIRIVEFAQSGIRPLIKYARAMGIEWYALTDGDEAGKKYTETVKTMLLEHELLSNRVTTLPRQDIEHFFYSSGFENVFIRLARWEPQGGHYPIHKIIQKAIQRTSKPDLAITLSNEMANRGRDSIPLLFKRLFSKVVSLTRTQES; the protein is encoded by the coding sequence ATGTATTTACGCCAGTTAGATATTTCGGGTTTTCGCGGTATTAAGCGGTTATCCATTCATTTACGTCCGGATATGGTATTAATCGGGGAAAATTCCTGGGGTAAATCCAGTTTGTTGTCTGCATTGAGCCTGATTTTAAATGTGGATAACGGGCTTTATCATTTTGTGCCGACGGATTTTCATCGGGCGGATAATATGAAGGATATTACGTTACTTTTCACCTTTAGCGAAAGTAGTATTAATGAAGAACATGAGAAATTTAACCCCGTTTATCGACATATTTTCGTCCCCCATGAAGACGGTTTTGAACGAATTTATTTACGCGTATCGGGCGATATAAATGAACAGAATCAGGTACAGACCTATTATTCTTTTCTTGATCAACAAGGGCAGCCGATAGACGTCGAAAATGTGGATTTTTTAGTGAAAGAATTAACCCATGATCATCCCGTCTACCGCTTTCGCGATGCGCGTTTAAACCGGCATAAAGCCAATTCCCAGCCGTTAAAATATGCCGAAAATATTGATGCGGTCAGCAGAGAATTGTATGCAGTGACCGAATTGGTCAAATATTATTTTGTTGAAACTCAGGAATATGCCCAAATGTCTTCCGACCCGGGCGTATTGTGGGATTTGGCGCAGTCTTTGTGTTATCGGTTGGAGCAGCGGAAAAATCCGGAATTGCAGCAGCGTTTAGTGAATGCAATTACCTCTTTATTCGAACACAACGGCAAGTTAACCCCTGGTTCTCATCGCTTTATGCGCCCGATTTTGTTGTTAGAAGATGTCGCCACCCGTTTGCATCCGAGAATGGTTGCCATTGTGTGGAAACTTGCCAATTATTTGCCCATTCAACGAATCACTACTACCAATTCCGTGGAGCTGATTTCACAAGTGAATTTGCGCTCTATTTGCCGATTAGTCCGTTATGATGATCGCACCCGCGCCTATCAGCTGAATCGTCGGGATTTGGGCAAAGAAGATTTACGCCGTTTGTCTTTTCACGTTCACCATAACCGTAGTCGCGCTTTGTTTGCTCGTACATGGATCTTAGTTGAGGGGGAAACGGAAGTGTGGATTTTATCCGAATTGGCGGAATTATTAGGTATTGATCTGGATATTGAAGGAATTCGTATCGTCGAATTCGCGCAATCCGGCATTCGTCCGTTAATTAAATATGCCCGGGCAATGGGCATCGAATGGTATGCGTTAACTGACGGCGATGAAGCGGGCAAAAAATACACCGAAACGGTAAAAACCATGTTATTAGAGCATGAGTTGCTATCAAACCGGGTGACTACCTTACCAAGACAGGATATCGAACATTTCTTCTATTCATCGGGCTTTGAAAACGTGTTTATCCGTTTAGCGCGTTGGGAGCCGCAAGGCGGACATTATCCTATTCACAAAATTATTCAAAAAGCTATTCAGCGTACCTCAAAACCGGATTTGGCCATCACCTTATCCAACGAAATGGCAAATCGCGGACGGGATTCTATTCCGTTGTTATTTAAACGATTATTTTCAAAAGTGGTGAGTTTAACCCGAACGCAGGAATCCTGA